In Streptomyces sp. NBC_01426, one genomic interval encodes:
- a CDS encoding aminoacyl-tRNA hydrolase has protein sequence MSTDDTQAARGPARDTLRDPAPTPAPVPAVGADSPFRREHAVRDEAPQFVLPLVVRIEKSAPPTRTAALETAARAVLVLLTDDRAHGEGEWAEAVRDWQDARIRKVVRRARGAEWRKAGTLPGVTVRGEAAPRTSAPTLPDAPAEASPEPSAEASPAAPAPASAPTSSEVEVRVFPPVPLDGWPKELAKLQVSGTDLDDPEPVPPAAPGVPVLWLNPDLDMSAGKAMAQAGHAAQLAWWELEPAERAAWRDRGFRLAVRTAPRERWAELSGSGLPVVRDAGFTEIAPGSCTVVSDHPALRARL, from the coding sequence ATGAGCACCGACGACACCCAGGCCGCGCGGGGACCCGCGCGGGACACCCTCCGGGACCCCGCCCCCACCCCCGCCCCCGTTCCCGCGGTCGGGGCCGACAGCCCCTTCCGGCGGGAGCACGCCGTCCGTGACGAGGCCCCGCAGTTCGTGCTGCCGCTGGTCGTTCGGATCGAGAAGTCGGCGCCGCCGACCCGGACCGCCGCGCTGGAGACGGCGGCCCGCGCGGTGCTGGTGCTGTTGACGGACGACCGCGCGCACGGCGAGGGCGAATGGGCCGAGGCCGTACGGGACTGGCAGGACGCCCGGATCCGCAAGGTGGTCCGGCGGGCGCGCGGGGCGGAGTGGCGCAAGGCGGGAACCCTGCCGGGCGTGACGGTCCGCGGCGAGGCCGCCCCGCGCACCTCCGCACCCACCTTGCCGGACGCGCCCGCCGAGGCCTCGCCGGAGCCGTCCGCCGAAGCGTCGCCGGCGGCTCCCGCGCCGGCGTCCGCGCCGACCTCGTCGGAGGTCGAGGTGCGCGTCTTCCCGCCCGTGCCGCTCGACGGCTGGCCGAAGGAACTGGCCAAGCTCCAGGTGTCGGGCACCGACCTGGACGACCCGGAGCCGGTCCCGCCGGCCGCGCCCGGCGTCCCGGTGCTGTGGCTCAACCCGGACCTCGACATGTCGGCCGGCAAGGCGATGGCACAGGCCGGACACGCGGCCCAGTTGGCGTGGTGGGAACTGGAGCCCGCCGAACGCGCCGCGTGGCGCGACCGCGGTTTCCGGCTGGCCGTACGGACCGCCCCGCGCGAGCGGTGGGCCGAGCTGAGCGGCAGCGGGCTGCCGGTGGTCCGGGACGCCGGTTTCACCGAGATCGCGCCGGGATCCTGCACGGTGGTCTCCGACCACCCGGCCCTGCGCGCGCGACTGTAG
- a CDS encoding TIGR04222 domain-containing membrane protein yields the protein MNILAVAVWIGVIVSTVLLLRGLRASRPPAAPSDRLHDLSEAAFIAGGPGAVVDSALVSLFGDGRLVVGGPGIAQARPGARAHDAAERAVLLALRLAPSGWLYQVRYAAMSDPSVQEIGDALAHRGLLSPPGTGRPWRLWGILQAAACGLLLVLSLPLTIVSLAMATGPRVPFIVLVFPALLGGIVLGSVAARRAGRRVTPSGRAALGEFRAHYLNDHTPHVQTALFGLRGLRDPFLRQQLVPAARSTRLAAAQSRARTGPHRSHASSGSGDDMLPVLVWCAGSATGTSGCGSSGSGSGCGGGGASCSGGGSGCGSSGSGCGGSGGGSSCSSSGSSCSSSSSSCSSSSGSSCSSSSS from the coding sequence GTGAACATCCTCGCCGTCGCCGTCTGGATCGGCGTCATCGTCTCCACCGTCCTGCTCCTGCGGGGGCTGCGGGCCTCGCGGCCCCCGGCCGCCCCGTCCGACCGGCTGCACGACCTGTCGGAGGCCGCGTTCATCGCGGGCGGGCCCGGCGCGGTCGTGGACAGCGCCCTCGTGTCGCTGTTCGGCGACGGCCGTCTGGTGGTCGGCGGCCCGGGCATCGCCCAGGCCCGGCCCGGCGCCCGCGCCCACGACGCCGCCGAACGCGCGGTCCTGCTGGCGCTCCGGCTGGCGCCCTCCGGCTGGCTGTACCAGGTGCGGTACGCGGCCATGTCGGACCCCTCCGTACAGGAGATCGGCGACGCCCTGGCCCACCGGGGGCTGCTCTCCCCTCCCGGTACGGGACGCCCTTGGCGGCTCTGGGGCATCCTTCAGGCCGCCGCGTGCGGCCTGCTGCTGGTGCTGTCGCTGCCCCTCACCATCGTCTCGTTGGCCATGGCGACCGGCCCCCGGGTGCCGTTCATCGTGCTGGTGTTCCCGGCCCTGCTGGGCGGGATCGTGCTCGGCAGCGTGGCGGCCCGGCGGGCCGGACGGCGGGTCACGCCCTCGGGGCGGGCCGCGCTGGGCGAGTTCCGGGCCCACTACCTCAACGACCACACCCCGCACGTCCAGACCGCCCTGTTCGGGCTGCGGGGCCTGCGCGACCCGTTCCTGCGCCAACAGCTGGTGCCCGCGGCGCGCAGCACCCGGCTGGCCGCCGCCCAGTCCCGGGCCAGGACGGGCCCGCACCGGTCGCACGCCTCGTCCGGGTCGGGGGACGACATGCTGCCCGTCCTCGTGTGGTGCGCGGGCAGCGCCACCGGCACCTCGGGCTGCGGATCCTCCGGGTCCGGGTCGGGCTGCGGTGGCGGCGGCGCGAGTTGCTCCGGCGGCGGGTCCGGCTGCGGATCCTCCGGGTCCGGCTGCGGCGGGAGCGGGGGCGGTTCGAGCTGCTCGTCGTCGGGTTCGAGCTGTTCCTCGTCGAGTTCCAGTTGCAGCAGCTCGTCCGGGTCCAGTTGCTCCTCCAGCAGCTCCTGA
- a CDS encoding AIM24 family protein, with protein sequence MKSDLFASENLVQPAAAPGMTLQNAKSVKYAVNGEMLARQGSMVAFRGNLQFERKGQGIGGMLKRAVTGEGLALMSVRGQGEAWFAHQAGNCFIIDFEPGDALTINGRNVLCFDPGLSYEIKMVKGAGMTGGGLFNSLFTGTGKLAVVCDGNPIIIPVTAQAPVFVDTDAVVGWSASLDTGLHRSQSVGSMIRGGSGEAVQLKLSGEGFVIVRPSEVTEATSGH encoded by the coding sequence ATGAAGAGTGATCTTTTCGCGTCCGAGAACCTGGTCCAGCCCGCAGCCGCCCCCGGCATGACCCTGCAGAACGCCAAATCCGTCAAGTACGCCGTCAACGGCGAGATGCTCGCCCGCCAGGGCTCGATGGTCGCCTTCCGCGGCAACCTCCAGTTCGAGCGCAAGGGCCAGGGCATAGGTGGCATGCTCAAGCGCGCCGTCACCGGCGAGGGCCTCGCGCTGATGTCCGTACGCGGCCAGGGCGAGGCATGGTTCGCCCACCAGGCCGGCAACTGCTTCATCATCGACTTCGAGCCCGGCGACGCGCTCACCATCAACGGCCGCAACGTCCTGTGCTTCGACCCCGGCCTGTCCTACGAGATCAAGATGGTCAAGGGCGCGGGCATGACCGGCGGCGGCCTCTTCAACAGCCTCTTCACCGGCACCGGCAAGCTCGCCGTCGTCTGCGACGGCAACCCGATCATCATCCCGGTCACCGCCCAGGCCCCGGTGTTCGTCGACACGGACGCGGTCGTCGGCTGGAGCGCTTCCCTGGACACCGGACTGCACCGTTCCCAGTCCGTGGGGTCGATGATCCGCGGCGGCTCCGGCGAGGCCGTCCAACTCAAGCTCAGCGGCGAGGGCTTCGTCATCGTCCGCCCGAGCGAGGTCACCGAGGCGACCTCGGGCCATTGA
- a CDS encoding polysaccharide deacetylase family protein: protein MSVSVRTVAAVTALGAALAGCAGGTGTSQAGGEARMGTRAASTPASPSPSPGTPGSSAAPRPGAPGKAPTIAPGPNGLTPVFERARRQTDKTVALTFDADMTSDQGPRAASGERFDNPELISTLRTLKVPSTIFMTGRWAEEYPDQAKAIGTDPNFEIANHSYSHHAFKSPCYGLPTLDGAAARADVDRAFAAFRTAGAVNTVPYFRFPGGCYDDQALRAIATARVTAVQWDVVSGDAFAKDPDAVAEQVLAGVKPGSVVVMHCTRSAAPVTEEAIHTIVPELRKRGYRFVKVSELIGK from the coding sequence ATTTCAGTCTCAGTGCGCACCGTCGCGGCCGTGACCGCCCTCGGTGCCGCCCTCGCAGGATGCGCGGGCGGCACCGGCACGTCGCAGGCCGGCGGCGAGGCCCGTATGGGCACCCGTGCGGCATCGACCCCCGCGTCCCCCTCCCCCTCTCCCGGAACCCCGGGCTCCTCGGCGGCGCCGCGGCCCGGCGCGCCCGGCAAGGCCCCGACCATCGCCCCCGGCCCCAACGGCCTGACCCCGGTCTTCGAACGGGCGAGGCGGCAGACCGACAAGACGGTGGCGTTGACCTTCGACGCCGACATGACCTCCGATCAGGGGCCGCGCGCCGCCTCGGGGGAACGGTTCGACAACCCCGAGCTGATCTCCACCCTGCGCACCCTCAAGGTGCCCTCGACGATCTTCATGACGGGGCGCTGGGCCGAGGAGTACCCGGACCAGGCGAAGGCGATCGGCACCGACCCGAACTTCGAGATCGCGAACCACTCGTACAGCCACCACGCCTTCAAGTCCCCCTGCTACGGACTGCCCACCCTCGACGGCGCCGCCGCCCGGGCCGACGTGGACCGGGCCTTCGCCGCCTTCCGCACGGCGGGCGCGGTGAACACCGTCCCGTACTTCCGCTTCCCCGGAGGCTGTTACGACGACCAGGCGCTGCGGGCCATCGCCACCGCCAGGGTGACGGCCGTCCAGTGGGACGTGGTCAGCGGGGACGCCTTCGCCAAGGACCCCGACGCGGTGGCCGAGCAGGTGCTCGCCGGGGTCAAGCCCGGCTCCGTGGTGGTCATGCACTGCACGCGCAGCGCCGCACCCGTCACCGAGGAGGCCATCCACACGATCGTCCCGGAGCTGCGCAAGCGCGGCTACCGCTTCGTGAAGGTGTCCGAGCTCATCGGGAAGTGA
- a CDS encoding PPK2 family polyphosphate kinase: protein MREALRVPAGERLDLRRFDPAGTPVGPTGKAAGREAIARMAEPLASLQERLYASSTAGDRRRVLLVLQGMDTSGKGGTVKHVIGQFNPSGCRIRAFKAPTPEELGHPFLWRVTKALPAPGEIGIFDRSHYEDVLIARVRELVPRSQLGRRYAQINRFEESLAEDGVTVVKVFLHIGYEEQRKRLLARLDDPDKHWKFNRGDIEERLLWREYRHAYELALERCSTDAAPWFVVPADRKWYRDWAISTLLLEHLEGLAPRYPKGDFDVDECRKRLLAT from the coding sequence CTGCGGGAGGCCCTGCGGGTTCCCGCGGGCGAGCGGCTCGACCTCCGCCGCTTCGACCCCGCCGGCACCCCGGTCGGTCCCACCGGCAAGGCGGCCGGTCGGGAGGCGATCGCCCGGATGGCCGAGCCGCTGGCCTCCCTGCAGGAGCGGCTGTACGCGTCGTCCACCGCCGGGGACCGCCGGCGGGTGCTGCTCGTGCTCCAAGGCATGGACACCAGCGGCAAGGGCGGCACGGTCAAGCACGTGATCGGCCAGTTCAACCCGTCCGGCTGCCGGATCAGGGCGTTCAAGGCGCCGACACCCGAGGAGCTGGGCCACCCGTTCCTGTGGCGCGTCACCAAGGCCCTCCCGGCGCCGGGCGAGATCGGGATCTTCGACCGCTCGCACTACGAGGACGTCCTGATCGCCCGGGTCCGCGAGCTCGTGCCGCGCAGCCAACTGGGCCGCCGGTACGCCCAGATCAACCGGTTCGAGGAGTCCCTGGCGGAGGACGGGGTGACCGTGGTGAAGGTGTTCCTCCACATCGGTTACGAGGAGCAGCGCAAGCGGCTCCTGGCGCGTCTCGACGATCCGGACAAGCACTGGAAGTTCAACCGGGGCGACATCGAGGAGCGCCTCCTGTGGCGCGAGTACCGGCACGCCTACGAACTGGCCCTGGAGCGCTGCTCCACGGACGCCGCGCCGTGGTTCGTCGTCCCCGCCGACCGCAAGTGGTACCGCGACTGGGCGATCAGCACCCTGCTGCTGGAGCACCTGGAGGGCTTGGCGCCCCGGTACCCGAAGGGTGACTTCGACGTGGACGAGTGCCGCAAACGACTACTTGCCACATAG
- a CDS encoding DUF692 domain-containing protein — MAHLGVGIGWRPEIADAVERLPGLDWVEVVAENICPGHLPTSLGRLLDRGVRVVPHGVSLGLGGAERPDAAKLAALGERAVALGAPLVTEHIAFVRTSSPALEAGHLLPVPRTRDALDVLCENVRIAQDALPVPLALENIAALFSWPGEELTEARFLTELVERTGVRLLIDVANLHTNRVNRGEDPAAVLDAIPPEALAYVHVAGGVERGGVWHDTHAHPVPPVVLDVLAELRRRFEPAGVLLERDDDFPPEGELEGELAAIRAVLDAGHAAARPAGPRTPSTRPVPAPPERARTRVGLQQAALLSALVAGTPVPEGFDRQRIRVQARALAAKRASVVAKVAPELPAILGGEEAYRTAFLGYARHRPMTDGYRRDALDFAEHLLIQDLPADPSARRRLTLWWRDRAGPRPPRRIVRWARNLVGRAA, encoded by the coding sequence ATGGCACACCTGGGAGTGGGCATCGGCTGGCGGCCGGAGATCGCGGACGCGGTGGAACGGCTGCCGGGCCTGGACTGGGTCGAGGTGGTGGCCGAGAACATCTGCCCGGGCCATCTGCCCACGTCGCTCGGCCGGCTGCTCGACCGGGGCGTCCGCGTGGTCCCGCACGGCGTCTCGTTGGGGCTCGGCGGGGCCGAACGCCCCGACGCCGCGAAGCTCGCCGCACTCGGGGAGCGGGCGGTGGCCCTGGGGGCGCCACTGGTGACCGAGCACATCGCCTTCGTACGGACCTCCTCGCCCGCGCTGGAGGCCGGGCACCTGCTGCCGGTGCCGCGCACCCGCGACGCCCTGGACGTGCTGTGCGAGAACGTCCGGATCGCCCAGGACGCGCTGCCGGTGCCGCTGGCGCTGGAGAACATCGCCGCGCTGTTCTCGTGGCCCGGGGAGGAGCTGACGGAGGCCCGGTTCCTGACGGAGCTGGTGGAGCGTACGGGGGTACGGCTGCTCATCGACGTGGCGAACCTGCACACGAACCGGGTGAACCGCGGCGAGGACCCGGCGGCGGTGCTGGACGCGATCCCGCCGGAGGCCCTGGCGTACGTGCACGTCGCCGGCGGCGTGGAGCGGGGCGGCGTGTGGCACGACACGCACGCGCACCCCGTGCCGCCGGTGGTGCTGGACGTGCTGGCGGAGCTCCGCCGCCGGTTCGAGCCGGCCGGCGTGCTGCTGGAACGCGACGACGACTTCCCGCCCGAGGGCGAGCTGGAGGGCGAACTCGCCGCGATCCGGGCCGTCCTGGACGCCGGCCACGCCGCCGCGCGCCCCGCCGGTCCCCGCACCCCCTCCACCCGCCCCGTGCCGGCCCCGCCGGAGCGGGCGCGGACGCGGGTCGGGTTGCAGCAGGCCGCGCTGTTGTCGGCGCTGGTGGCCGGCACCCCGGTACCCGAGGGCTTCGACCGGCAGCGGATCCGGGTGCAGGCGCGGGCGCTGGCCGCCAAGCGGGCGTCGGTCGTGGCGAAGGTGGCGCCCGAACTGCCCGCGATCCTGGGCGGGGAGGAGGCGTACCGCACCGCCTTCCTCGGGTACGCGCGCCACCGACCCATGACGGACGGGTACCGCCGGGACGCCCTGGACTTCGCCGAACACCTGCTGATCCAGGACCTTCCGGCGGACCCGTCCGCCCGCCGAAGGCTGACCCTCTGGTGGCGGGACCGGGCCGGGCCGCGGCCGCCGCGCCGCATCGTGCGCTGGGCGCGGAACCTGGTGGGGAGAGCAGCGTGA